A stretch of the uncultured Cohaesibacter sp. genome encodes the following:
- a CDS encoding ferric reductase-like transmembrane domain-containing protein has translation MSASSPVQSNPAPSSPVKRFFNSPYFFWLILALPSFGMIFGAVQGNDLHRLLHPTGEFSARFMIICMMLTPLKMLFPKAGWIRWLARRRRYLGVAAFGYAALHTLYYVVDLGSLSAVMADITKLGIWTGWLAFVIFVPLAITSNDLSIRSMGPRTWKILQRTVYGAAVATFAHWVFLEYHFGPALVHFVPLALLEGYRIWKNISSGPVTRTGQSAHA, from the coding sequence ATGTCAGCCTCCTCCCCAGTGCAATCCAATCCGGCTCCGTCTTCACCCGTCAAACGCTTTTTCAATTCTCCCTATTTCTTCTGGCTCATCCTGGCACTTCCATCCTTTGGGATGATCTTCGGGGCGGTGCAAGGCAACGATCTGCACCGTCTGCTTCACCCGACGGGGGAGTTTTCGGCCCGCTTCATGATCATCTGCATGATGCTGACACCGTTGAAAATGCTATTCCCGAAAGCTGGCTGGATCCGTTGGCTGGCCCGCCGCCGCCGCTATCTCGGTGTGGCTGCCTTTGGCTATGCTGCGCTTCACACCCTTTATTATGTTGTCGATCTGGGCAGTCTGTCTGCGGTGATGGCAGACATCACCAAATTGGGAATCTGGACCGGCTGGCTGGCCTTCGTCATTTTTGTGCCGCTGGCGATCACATCCAATGATCTGTCCATTCGCAGCATGGGCCCTCGCACCTGGAAAATCCTCCAGCGCACCGTCTATGGCGCGGCTGTTGCCACCTTCGCCCACTGGGTTTTTCTCGAATATCACTTCGGCCCGGCTCTGGTCCATTTCGTGCCGCTGGCATTGCTGGAAGGCTACCGCATCTGGAAGAATATCTCTTCAGGACCTGTTACCCGGACAGGCCAGAGCGCGCACGCCTGA
- the xylF gene encoding D-xylose ABC transporter substrate-binding protein gives MKKSLLMAALLSASIFTPALAADLVVGVSWSNFQEERWKTDEAAIVKALDAAGAKYVSADAQSSSSKQLSDIEALMAQGVNALIVLAQDTEAIIPAVQNAADEGIPVIAYDRLIEDDRAFYLTFDNVEVGRMQARAVYKVQPKGNYVMIKGSPTDPNADFLRGGQQEVLQPAIDKGDIKIVGEAYTDGWLPANAQRNMEQILTANDNKVDAVVASNDGTAGGVVAALTAQGMEGIPVSGQDGDHAALNRVAKGTQTVSVWKDARDLGKAAAEIAVTLAGGTEMADVEGAGPWTSPSGTKMTARFLAPIPITKDNLTVVTDGGWISVEALCQGVTNGPAPCN, from the coding sequence ATGAAAAAATCTCTGCTTATGGCGGCTCTTTTGAGCGCGTCTATCTTTACGCCTGCGCTTGCCGCAGATCTTGTTGTTGGTGTCAGCTGGTCTAATTTCCAGGAAGAACGCTGGAAAACTGACGAAGCCGCAATTGTTAAAGCGCTCGATGCTGCTGGCGCTAAATATGTTTCCGCCGATGCTCAGTCTTCTTCGTCCAAACAGCTTAGCGATATTGAAGCGCTGATGGCTCAGGGCGTGAATGCACTGATCGTTCTGGCTCAGGATACCGAAGCAATCATTCCTGCCGTTCAGAATGCTGCCGACGAAGGTATTCCTGTGATCGCCTATGACCGTCTCATCGAAGATGATCGTGCGTTTTATCTGACCTTTGACAATGTTGAAGTTGGTCGCATGCAGGCTCGTGCCGTCTATAAGGTACAGCCAAAAGGCAACTATGTGATGATCAAAGGCTCGCCTACCGATCCAAACGCAGACTTCCTGCGTGGTGGTCAGCAGGAAGTCCTGCAGCCAGCGATCGACAAAGGTGATATCAAAATTGTTGGCGAAGCCTATACGGATGGCTGGCTGCCTGCCAACGCTCAGCGCAACATGGAACAGATCCTGACAGCCAACGACAACAAAGTTGACGCTGTTGTGGCTTCCAACGACGGCACCGCTGGTGGTGTTGTTGCCGCTCTGACCGCTCAGGGCATGGAAGGTATTCCGGTATCTGGTCAGGATGGCGATCATGCCGCGTTGAACCGCGTTGCCAAGGGTACTCAGACCGTGTCTGTCTGGAAAGACGCTCGTGACCTCGGCAAAGCTGCAGCTGAAATCGCTGTTACTTTGGCTGGCGGTACCGAAATGGCGGATGTCGAAGGCGCAGGCCCATGGACTTCCCCATCAGGCACCAAAATGACTGCTCGTTTCCTGGCTCCGATCCCCATCACCAAAGACAACCTGACTGTTGTCACCGACGGTGGCTGGATCTCCGTAGAAGCTCTTTGCCAGGGCGTTACAAACGGTCCGGCTCCTTGTAACTAA
- a CDS encoding ATP-binding cassette domain-containing protein: protein MPNSAQADRGTPLVEMRNMNLSFGGINAVDDVTVDLYPGEVVGVLGHNGAGKSCLMKMLSGAYKKNSGDIFVNGELVEINNPRDARNYNIETIYQTLALADNLDSASNMFLGRELVNSMGLVDDAQMEAETRKIMGRLNPNFQRFSSPVSALSGGQRQSVAISRAVYFNAKILIMDEPTAALGVEETKMVADLIQELKSQGLGIFLIDHDIHAVKALCDRASVMKNGKLVGTVKVDEVTEDDILGMIILGKHPHTGETI, encoded by the coding sequence ATGCCAAATTCTGCACAAGCTGATCGCGGCACGCCGCTCGTTGAAATGCGCAATATGAATCTGTCTTTCGGCGGCATCAATGCTGTCGATGACGTGACGGTCGATCTGTATCCCGGCGAAGTGGTCGGGGTGCTGGGGCACAATGGGGCGGGTAAGTCTTGCCTGATGAAAATGCTCTCCGGTGCCTACAAAAAGAATAGCGGCGACATTTTCGTAAATGGCGAATTGGTCGAGATCAACAATCCGCGTGATGCGCGCAACTATAACATCGAGACCATCTATCAGACGCTGGCGCTGGCGGATAATCTCGATTCGGCTTCAAACATGTTCCTTGGCCGTGAGCTGGTGAACAGCATGGGGCTGGTTGATGATGCGCAAATGGAAGCGGAAACCCGGAAAATCATGGGGCGCCTCAATCCCAACTTCCAGCGGTTTTCCTCACCTGTGTCCGCCTTGTCGGGTGGACAGCGTCAAAGTGTCGCGATCAGTCGCGCCGTTTATTTCAATGCCAAAATTCTGATTATGGATGAGCCGACCGCCGCACTCGGTGTCGAGGAAACCAAGATGGTGGCCGACCTTATTCAGGAATTGAAGTCTCAGGGCTTGGGAATTTTCCTTATTGATCATGATATTCACGCGGTCAAAGCGCTGTGTGATCGTGCCTCAGTCATGAAGAATGGCAAGCTTGTCGGCACTGTTAAGGTCGATGAGGTGACTGAAGATGACATTCTTGGAATGATTATTCTGGGGAAACATCCGCATACGGGTGAAACCATATAA
- a CDS encoding VCBS repeat-containing protein, translating to MRAIIYAISAGVIGVFASHALAVEAPHMVEVTETSGVEHSYNGGWEYFVGGGVAAFDCNGDRYPELYLAGGADPAALYVNRSTLGGALSFEKKSDSPLAIEAVSGAYPLDIDSDGIQDLLVLRVGENKLFRGLGNCQFEDANKRWSFDGGQAWSTAFAAMWEDGQSLPTLAIGNYVDRDQPGAPFGTCHDTDFFRPDGADGSGGYRHESLKPGYCALSMMFTDWDRSGHPDLRVANDRQYYRGGHEQLWKIRAGEEPEEYRSGDGWRRLRVWGMGIASTDLTGDGRPDYYITSMADNKLQILTSRRGEPDFEDGAFQRGITAHRPFVGDNVNPSTSWHAQFDDINNDSFIDLFVTKGNVEAMTDFAMEDPNSLLLGMPDGTFEEAADKANMLSFARGRGGSLVDLNLDGLLDSVVVNRKVNAQIWRNMGQVEIKDEVKKDEKAAPMGNWVALQLQQTGPNREAIGSFLEVRIADRTQSREVTIGGGHAGGKAGWHHFGIGVAERAIARVQWPDGEWSPWIRLFANQHARITRGKSTADVWLPAQAAIQK from the coding sequence ATGAGAGCGATTATCTATGCTATATCTGCCGGTGTCATCGGCGTGTTTGCGTCCCATGCACTGGCAGTAGAAGCGCCTCATATGGTTGAAGTGACGGAGACATCCGGAGTTGAGCACAGCTACAATGGCGGCTGGGAATATTTTGTTGGCGGTGGCGTTGCGGCCTTTGATTGCAATGGCGACCGTTATCCGGAGCTCTATCTGGCAGGAGGGGCTGATCCAGCAGCCCTTTATGTCAATCGCAGCACACTGGGCGGAGCTCTGTCTTTCGAAAAAAAGTCGGATAGCCCCCTGGCCATAGAAGCGGTCAGCGGGGCCTATCCCCTTGATATCGATAGCGACGGCATTCAGGACCTTTTGGTCCTGCGTGTCGGCGAAAACAAGCTGTTTCGCGGTCTTGGTAATTGCCAGTTTGAAGACGCCAACAAACGCTGGTCGTTTGATGGTGGGCAGGCGTGGTCGACGGCTTTTGCGGCCATGTGGGAAGACGGACAAAGCTTGCCGACGCTGGCGATTGGCAATTATGTGGATCGCGACCAACCGGGTGCCCCTTTTGGCACCTGTCACGATACTGATTTTTTCCGCCCCGATGGGGCTGATGGATCGGGCGGCTATCGCCATGAGAGCCTGAAACCGGGTTATTGTGCCTTGTCGATGATGTTCACGGACTGGGACCGGTCTGGTCATCCGGATCTGCGGGTTGCCAATGATCGGCAATATTATCGCGGTGGTCATGAGCAATTGTGGAAGATCCGCGCGGGAGAAGAGCCTGAGGAATATCGCTCTGGCGATGGCTGGCGACGGTTGCGGGTTTGGGGCATGGGTATTGCCTCTACGGACCTGACGGGCGACGGGCGGCCGGATTATTACATCACCTCTATGGCCGACAACAAGCTTCAGATCCTGACCTCGCGTCGCGGCGAGCCGGACTTTGAGGATGGTGCTTTTCAACGGGGTATTACGGCTCACCGTCCCTTTGTCGGGGACAATGTCAATCCGTCCACGTCATGGCATGCGCAATTTGATGACATCAACAATGACAGCTTCATTGATCTGTTCGTCACCAAAGGCAATGTCGAGGCGATGACGGATTTCGCCATGGAAGATCCAAACAGCCTGTTGCTTGGCATGCCTGATGGCACCTTCGAGGAAGCTGCCGACAAGGCCAACATGTTGAGCTTTGCACGCGGTCGCGGGGGTTCGCTGGTTGATCTCAATCTTGATGGCCTGCTCGATAGTGTGGTGGTCAACCGCAAGGTCAATGCCCAGATCTGGCGCAATATGGGCCAGGTTGAAATCAAGGATGAGGTGAAGAAGGACGAAAAGGCCGCTCCGATGGGCAATTGGGTTGCGTTGCAGTTGCAGCAAACTGGTCCCAATCGTGAGGCTATAGGGTCATTTTTGGAGGTGCGGATTGCTGACCGGACCCAAAGCCGGGAAGTCACCATTGGTGGTGGCCATGCTGGCGGCAAGGCTGGGTGGCATCATTTCGGCATTGGAGTGGCAGAGCGTGCCATCGCCCGGGTTCAGTGGCCTGATGGGGAATGGAGCCCATGGATCCGTCTGTTTGCCAATCAGCATGCGCGGATCACGCGGGGCAAATCCACAGCGGACGTCTGGCTGCCAGCACAGGCGGCTATACAAAAGTGA
- a CDS encoding di-heme oxidoredictase family protein yields MRAGWQQPLHCAVVCFASYALAGMAAVGSAAAGTDASPVIGDERAVRQHLDLSDLATMSVEAIKAHGRMLFDAKFTTLDGAGRPAATQAEVPVKRRPGRMPAHFRTSGPDSNGCNGCHNQPASGGSGEFVANAFTSEGVSDAEFDTLEAQFSNERGTPHLHGSGLVELLAREMTADLYALRRDAVDKARTSGQEVTVHLVTKGVDFGSLIVEPDGFIMIDQIKGIDHDLIVRPFSQKGVFTSLRQFSINAMNTHHGMQSDERWGMQWTHSDDFDEDGHKQELLSGDLTAVVLFQAALPTPVQTMPKHPVLQDAVKEGSDLFDQALCSQCHVKALPLKSLTFVEPGPYNAAGNLRASDRSDSVFSFQLSSAGLEQNEKGEWMVPVFSDFKRHVIADAEKSHFGNERLSQRFIPNDQFLTPRLWGVGSTAPYGHRGDVSTLREVILHHGGEAKEARLAFEALSDLEQRKIIQYLQSLTLTLATEIQQ; encoded by the coding sequence ATGCGAGCAGGTTGGCAACAACCCTTGCATTGCGCTGTCGTGTGCTTTGCATCTTATGCCCTTGCCGGGATGGCTGCGGTCGGTTCTGCCGCGGCGGGGACTGATGCGTCCCCGGTGATCGGCGATGAGCGCGCAGTGCGTCAGCATCTTGATCTTTCTGACCTTGCAACCATGTCCGTTGAGGCGATCAAGGCCCATGGTCGGATGCTGTTCGACGCCAAATTCACCACACTCGACGGGGCAGGACGACCTGCAGCGACACAGGCGGAAGTGCCGGTCAAGCGTCGGCCCGGTCGGATGCCAGCGCATTTTCGAACGTCAGGGCCGGATTCCAATGGCTGCAATGGCTGTCACAATCAGCCCGCGTCCGGTGGGTCAGGTGAATTTGTCGCCAATGCCTTCACCTCCGAAGGGGTGTCGGACGCCGAATTCGATACGCTTGAAGCACAATTTTCCAATGAGCGTGGCACCCCCCATTTGCATGGCTCGGGCCTTGTGGAGCTGCTGGCCCGCGAAATGACCGCCGATCTGTATGCCCTGCGCCGCGATGCCGTTGACAAGGCGCGGACTAGTGGTCAGGAAGTCACGGTACATCTGGTCACCAAAGGGGTCGATTTTGGTTCGCTGATCGTTGAGCCGGACGGGTTCATCATGATCGACCAGATCAAGGGTATCGATCATGATCTGATCGTGCGGCCCTTCAGCCAGAAAGGGGTCTTCACCTCCCTGCGCCAGTTCAGCATCAATGCGATGAACACCCATCATGGCATGCAGAGCGATGAGCGCTGGGGGATGCAATGGACCCATTCCGATGATTTTGATGAAGATGGTCACAAGCAGGAATTGCTGTCCGGTGACCTGACCGCTGTGGTGCTGTTTCAGGCGGCTTTGCCAACGCCTGTCCAGACGATGCCCAAGCATCCTGTCTTGCAGGATGCGGTGAAAGAGGGATCCGATCTGTTTGATCAGGCGCTTTGCTCGCAATGCCATGTGAAGGCCTTGCCGCTCAAGTCGCTGACATTCGTGGAACCCGGTCCCTATAACGCAGCGGGCAATCTCAGGGCGTCTGATCGCTCTGATTCCGTCTTCTCGTTCCAATTGTCCTCGGCAGGATTGGAGCAAAATGAGAAGGGTGAGTGGATGGTGCCGGTCTTCTCAGACTTCAAGCGCCATGTAATCGCCGATGCCGAGAAAAGTCATTTTGGCAATGAACGCCTTTCACAGCGTTTCATTCCGAATGACCAATTCCTCACACCCCGTCTTTGGGGTGTGGGCAGCACGGCCCCCTATGGTCATCGTGGTGACGTCTCTACGCTTCGCGAAGTGATTTTGCATCACGGTGGAGAAGCAAAGGAGGCACGGCTGGCATTCGAAGCGTTGTCAGATCTCGAACAACGTAAAATAATACAATATCTACAATCCCTTACCCTTACTCTAGCCACGGAGATACAGCAATGA
- a CDS encoding ROK family transcriptional regulator, giving the protein MSKPSKKPSHIPEQRNQGRHLVFSHIRNNHQVARIDIANETGMSPATVTAITAELLGLGLIEEVQRTVEPGQSRRGRPRVDLKLRGKAHFVAGMKLTNKYATAVILDLEGNQLGNAQLPMPRPRLSNKEFQNLIVAMVDLVTQSANMDIKDLSCIGVGIPGTVQAENGFADWSPIIEEEQCNLQEVLQEVLPMPAFIENDANAVAMAELWFGFGRDAPDFLVVTIEQGVGLGIVIDSSIYRGTQGFGAEFGHTKVQLEGALCRCGQRGCLEAYVSDYALLREAELFIQKPSSSDENNRLAELYEMARNGDLMAKTIFDRASRMFAMGLANLVNLFDPSLVILAGEQMQFDYLYAQTVLDAVKSSTIQKGHHAPEIRIHKWGDLMWAKGAAAYALEEIVRLTIDQLNAPDVS; this is encoded by the coding sequence ATGAGCAAACCCAGCAAAAAACCGTCCCATATTCCAGAACAGCGCAATCAGGGGCGACATCTGGTCTTCTCTCACATTCGCAACAACCATCAGGTCGCCCGTATTGATATTGCCAATGAAACCGGCATGAGTCCGGCCACTGTCACGGCGATTACGGCTGAATTGTTGGGCCTGGGACTGATTGAAGAAGTCCAGCGCACCGTCGAACCGGGCCAGTCGCGCAGGGGGCGGCCACGGGTTGACCTCAAATTGCGCGGCAAAGCCCATTTTGTTGCCGGAATGAAGCTGACCAACAAATATGCCACAGCGGTGATTCTCGATCTGGAAGGCAACCAGCTGGGCAATGCCCAATTGCCCATGCCACGCCCACGGCTTAGCAACAAGGAATTCCAGAACCTGATTGTCGCCATGGTGGATCTTGTGACCCAATCAGCCAACATGGACATCAAGGACTTGTCCTGCATCGGCGTCGGCATTCCCGGCACTGTGCAGGCGGAAAACGGCTTTGCCGACTGGAGTCCGATCATTGAGGAAGAGCAGTGCAATCTGCAAGAGGTGTTGCAAGAAGTCCTGCCCATGCCAGCCTTCATCGAAAATGATGCCAACGCTGTGGCAATGGCAGAATTGTGGTTTGGATTTGGCCGCGACGCGCCGGATTTCCTCGTTGTCACCATCGAGCAGGGCGTGGGTCTGGGCATCGTCATTGACAGCTCGATCTATCGCGGCACCCAAGGCTTTGGCGCAGAATTCGGCCACACCAAGGTCCAACTGGAAGGCGCTTTGTGCCGCTGCGGCCAGCGCGGCTGTCTGGAGGCCTATGTCTCGGACTATGCCCTGCTGCGCGAAGCAGAACTTTTTATCCAGAAGCCATCCAGCTCGGACGAAAACAATCGCCTTGCCGAATTGTATGAAATGGCCCGCAACGGCGACTTGATGGCCAAGACGATCTTTGATCGCGCCAGTCGAATGTTTGCCATGGGTTTGGCAAATCTCGTCAATCTGTTCGACCCCTCGCTGGTCATTCTGGCTGGCGAACAAATGCAGTTCGACTATCTCTATGCCCAAACCGTTCTGGATGCAGTTAAATCCTCGACCATCCAGAAGGGGCACCATGCCCCAGAAATCCGCATTCACAAATGGGGCGACCTGATGTGGGCCAAAGGCGCAGCCGCCTATGCGCTTGAAGAGATCGTTCGCCTCACCATCGACCAGCTCAATGCACCTGACGTCTCTTGA
- a CDS encoding sugar ABC transporter permease, with protein MGESVTSNRGLPKQARKTILDTMEIDTRLLGMIGAFVIICIVFDFWTGGRFLTPRNIFNLTIQTVSVAIMATGMVFVIVTRHIDLSVGALLATCSAVMAMVQTAILPHWFGLELGSLAIAPIAILVGLVVGALVGSFHGWLIGYLTIPAFIVTLGGLFVWRNVAWHLTDGQTIGPLDPTFVSLGGIEGTLGETGSWVLGLLVAAFVVYLLIGARRNKISHDFPVKPVWAELIIGAIVVGAILGLVWMLNSYDVPIGRLKRLFAARGEAMPEGYTEGYGVPYSVLVLILVATVMTVIAQRTRLGRYIFATGGNPEAAALSGINTRLLTVKIFAMVGVLCAISAVVASARLNFHSNDIGTLDELRVIAAAVIGGTALAGGVGTIYGAILGALIMQSLQSGMAMVGVEAPYQNIVVGIVLVLAVYVDIVYRKRTGD; from the coding sequence ATGGGCGAAAGCGTGACTTCCAATCGCGGCCTGCCAAAACAAGCGCGGAAAACAATCCTCGATACAATGGAAATTGACACCCGACTGCTCGGCATGATCGGTGCGTTTGTCATCATTTGTATCGTGTTTGATTTCTGGACTGGCGGTCGTTTTCTAACTCCTCGCAACATTTTTAATCTGACGATCCAGACGGTATCTGTCGCCATCATGGCGACCGGTATGGTGTTTGTGATCGTAACGCGTCATATCGATCTGTCGGTCGGTGCATTGCTTGCGACCTGTTCGGCGGTGATGGCCATGGTGCAGACTGCGATTCTGCCTCACTGGTTTGGGCTGGAACTGGGCTCCCTTGCGATTGCACCGATCGCCATACTTGTCGGTCTCGTGGTGGGAGCTCTGGTTGGCTCGTTCCATGGCTGGCTGATTGGCTATCTGACCATTCCTGCCTTTATCGTGACGCTCGGCGGTCTTTTTGTCTGGCGCAACGTTGCCTGGCACCTGACCGATGGGCAGACCATCGGGCCGCTTGATCCGACTTTTGTGTCTCTGGGCGGTATCGAAGGCACACTGGGTGAAACGGGCAGCTGGGTGCTTGGATTGCTGGTGGCAGCGTTCGTTGTCTATCTCTTGATCGGGGCGCGACGGAACAAGATCTCGCATGATTTCCCGGTCAAGCCGGTCTGGGCTGAATTGATCATTGGAGCTATCGTTGTAGGTGCGATCCTCGGTTTGGTCTGGATGCTCAATTCCTATGACGTGCCGATTGGTCGTTTGAAACGCCTGTTCGCGGCACGGGGCGAAGCGATGCCTGAGGGCTACACCGAAGGCTATGGTGTGCCTTACTCTGTGCTGGTGCTGATCCTGGTGGCAACCGTCATGACGGTGATTGCACAGCGGACCCGGCTGGGACGTTACATCTTCGCCACTGGAGGCAACCCGGAAGCAGCAGCCCTGTCGGGCATCAATACCCGTCTGCTAACGGTCAAGATCTTCGCCATGGTTGGCGTGCTCTGCGCCATTTCTGCGGTGGTTGCTTCTGCTCGCCTCAACTTCCATTCCAACGATATCGGGACGCTCGATGAATTGCGGGTCATTGCTGCCGCAGTCATTGGCGGCACGGCTTTGGCCGGTGGCGTCGGCACCATCTATGGCGCCATTCTGGGGGCCCTGATCATGCAGTCTTTGCAATCGGGCATGGCAATGGTTGGCGTTGAGGCGCCTTATCAGAATATTGTCGTCGGTATCGTGCTGGTTCTGGCTGTCTATGTCGACATTGTCTATCGCAAAAGAACGGGAGACTGA